The DNA window AGGATTAGAATgtgaatttgtggtgctaggagaGTTTATTACTCttgatattatatatttttcatatGAAGCTTACTTGTTTTATCTGTAGCATCTTAAGGTTGTACATGATAAGTTTAACATTGATTTTTGGACTTAACCTAGGTTCCAGAGGTGGATACAGCTGTAAGGTCATTAACAGTTATGTGGGATGGGAGCTTGGTTGTTGCAGCAAATAATCATGGGACATGCTACGTTTGGCGCTTGTTGCGGGGAACCCAGGTAATACTCTCATCCACTGGATCCATTATCTAAGGTTATCTTCATATCATGGTTAATTCATTTTGACGTCAAGTACTTTTTCTTCCAGACAATGACAGAGTTTGCACCACTTCATAAACTGCAAGCACACAAGGGATATTACATTCTTAAATGTCTGCTTTCACCTGAATTCTGCGAACCCCACAGGTTTGATTAGTGAAGGATATtgacctccttttttttttctaatctttTCGGGTTCAAATAATATCTgctctttctttgtcttctgtTCCTACCTGATTGAGGCAaataaacttttttcttttactgTATACTTCTGTTTCGGTTCACATGATATctacttttttattttgcctTCTGTTCCTAGCTGTTGTACTTGCTGTTGTGAGTTTTTGGCATAATCTTTATAAGCTTTGTACTAGTAGATACTTGGCGACTGCCTCTTCGGACCACACTGTCAAGATATGGAATGTAGATGGTTTCACATTAGAGAAAACTTTAGTAGGTATGTTTCtgtaacattcttcaaaagtgcTGATTTCAGTCTGCAAATTACTCGATAAACCCAATGGTTACTGAAAAATAGCCATATTATAAATTGATCTTTTACTGTTTCTTTACATTCTAGGTCATTCACGATGGGTTTGGGACTGTGTTTTCTCGGTAGATGGTGCCTATCTTATAACAGGTATTAGTTTCATTTCATAAGACATGAAAATTATGAACGTGCCTGTCTTTTGATGCACCATGTAGAGAGGAATCTGCTTCTAATTAAGGATTTTGACTAAAGTTCTAAAGTTCAGTTTATACATGTCATTTTTCAAACCCGGATTTGGCAGTATCCATCCTTTTGCTGTCAATAAACACTATCAAAGTCGTTTTTTCAACACATAACTTGCGTGATAAATTAACATTTATATTCATTGTTTCCGTTCTCCTTTCTTGAAAAGCAAAAAGGTGACAATTATATTAGGAAAATTATTGAAACTAATATGACGACGACTGAATAATCTATCATCCATCCATGTAGCTTCCTCTGATACAACAGCAAGGCTTTGGTCCATGTCCACCGGCGAAGATATCAGGGTGTATCAAGGGCATCACAAAGCAACCATTTGTTGTGCACTCCATGATGGAGCCGAACCTTCTGCATCTTGAACCTCAGTCGTCCTCAGCTCATCTGCATGCATGGATGCCCGGAGCATGCACGCGTTGCCGGCTACAAGCAATTTCTTTAGTGTTTATAATGCAATTCGGAGTTTCATAAAAGCGATGTGGTGCTACACTATCTTCTTTCATGCAGTTATTTCCGACCTAATGTGCATTATGTGTATTACTATTGTAGCTGAAAATAATGATGTATACAACTTTCTTTGGAATTCTTCGACACTTTGTTATATTGAAACTTATCCCGTGTCATCGATTCATCGACATCCAGTGACCGTAGTAAATATAAACAATCTCTGGTTTGCTGTTCTGCCTGTTTCTTTGCTTATGCGGACGAAATATTTAGTACCAAGTGGATTTATGGATGCGTCATTGACAACACAAGAATTTCATGTAAAAGACAGCCTACGAGATATCAGTCAAACGCTCATGTAAGTGAAAAGCTAACTTGATTGTCAAAcgaatttgaaattaaaattttgaattttcggaAGTTGTgatgtcaaattttttttagggtttttggcTGAAGGGGTCAAATTTTGACGTTTgattgttgaaatgattcatttTAAGCATATTCTCGTTATATCATCATTGTATCGTTGATATGATCGATACGTTCAAATGTCAAAAGTGAATCATTTTAGCTAATTACCAAAATTTTAATGAGTTTTAAAAGGAGCTGTTATTCACACTCCAACCCGCAGTTTTtagaaaattgagtgaaaattctaattcGGAACTAATTAAGTACAGAAGTTGAGATTCGTTCGAAGCAATTAAAACTACAAGGACAAAATTGAAACCAAAGTAAAACTACAACACCAAGATTGTTGTGTCCACTAAAAACAGATATCAGACAGTACgttctggaaaaaaaaacaaaacataagacAACAAACGAGCCCTGTAATGACATGCCAAGATAGGCGCACCGACCAAAATTGTGTTCATATGAAACAAGCTCAGATCAGATCTCCGTACGCTAAACCTCTATCTTCTGCATCAAATCAAAACATCCAGTGCCTACCTTGACTGGCAATCCAAGACAGATCCTCGAGGATGGCGTTTCCAAGTCATCCGTCTGCCCGTGATATGCTGCTTCGACAATGAACTTAGAAGCTGTCTCAAAAGACATTTTATTAAACGGAGATATCGACTCTGCTATGCCTCCAAATCTATTCATCGGTCGATAACCACCCGAGTGAGTCATGTAGTCAGCTATAAGCGTAAGGTGCCTAATGTTGACTGATATCCCGTAAGACTTGAAAACGTTCATAATTTCTCTGATGATAGTTTCCCTGGCGGCTTCAACTCCGTAAGTGTTCAGCATGGCATGTATGTTGTTGGAATATAAATACCTGACATCAAGAACATCTTGCAATTTCCAAAATGTACGGAAATCCACTCCAGTGGTCTGCAGAGCTGCCATCTCCTTTTTTTCCTTGGATGAATAACTTTGTTTATTCTCAGGATCCTTTCCGTATAAGAGGACTTGATTTTCGTCACAAGTTATTTGTTTACAGTCATCAACACTGCCAGATCTTTGCATACAAACCTTCTGGGCTGTCTGCTGAGCAATCTAAATAACAAATTCAAACAGTTTTCAACACGGCTGAAAGTGAAGGTATAACAACAAAATAAATAGGTACGCCGAACGGCACATCTAATAATTATACTCATAAGTTGACGACATTTTTGTACATGCTCTTTTAACATTTCTATAACTTTATTAGGGCAATGTTTAAGTTGATGGAACAATCCAACGTTAGCTAATGGCAATAAGGGGTGACGGCTGTGGGTGTTATGTACGCAAGTTTTCTAATGAAAGTAAGTGGAAGAGTAAAACTGAACGTACCTGAGCCAGCAAAATATGAGGTTCATCGGTAAATTTAAAATGGACCTCAAAGTGGAACCCCTTCGCTGACACAAATATTGACCTGTCGGTATCTTTTCTTACTAACTGAGCtctgatctttttctttttaattgtgGCTCCTGATTTGTTCTTTTTCTCCTTTGACTTGGTCTTAAGTAGGTCTCCAGCCTCTTCTAAAGGATTTGCAGGCATTTCATCAGTAGCATCTACAACCTCAATTGCACCATCCTTACCAGTTTCAACATCATTCTCCTCATCATTATCTGCATCATTTTCGACTTCATCTCCATCTGTCAGATCTCCATCTCTCacttcatcttcacatccatcttCATAATCCATCTCATCAAAAGCTTGCAGCTTTCGCTTTTGTGCATCCATACCAAAATCCTCGGCCCCTTCACCATCGTCTGCACCATCATTGTCATCGTCTTCTTCCTGATGTTGATGTCCGCTTTTAGAAATATTTTCATCCATCTCATTTGATGCCTTTTGTGGTGCATCAGTGACATTTTTTATACCACTAATTTTGGAAAGCAAGAGCACATGACTTTGTATGGCATCTTCCAACGCCCTAACAAACATAACCTCTAGGATTTCCTCCCAATCTTCTGATATATCTTGAATGATGTTTTGAAGATGTTCAGGTATGTGGAGTTTcatttgaagtttataaatACGGCAAGTTTCAAGACCCTGAAGGACAAATGGCAACAACGTAACTTCCATACTCTCTATTATGTCTGCCACAGTGATCTTCTTCAACTTATTAGCTAGATGCTGAGCTTCCTCCCTGCACATAACAACAGAGTGGTTCAAAGTCAATAAATACAACAGAGTGGTTCAAAGTCTATAAACGTTTCCAAGTGACAAAAAACAAGAGGACATGAAAATAATTAAAGTTCAACAATTGGATAACGCAATCTCAGCGGGG is part of the Malus domestica chromosome 12, GDT2T_hap1 genome and encodes:
- the LOC103454362 gene encoding target of rapamycin complex subunit LST8 isoform X2, which codes for MSQQPSVILATASYDHTIRFWEAKSGRCYRTIQYPDSQVNRLEITPDKRFLAAAGNPHIRLFDVNTNSPQPVMSYESHSNNVMAVGFQCDGNWMYSGSEDGTVKIWDLRAPGCQREYESRAAVNTVVLHPNQTELISGDQNGNIRVWDLTANSCSCELVPEVDTAVRSLTVMWDGSLVVAANNHGTCYVWRLLRGTQTMTEFAPLHKLQAHKGYYILKCLLSPEFCEPHRYLATASSDHTVKIWNVDGFTLEKTLVGHSRWVWDCVFSVDGAYLITASSDTTARLWSMSTGEDIRVYQGHHKATICCALHDGAEPSAS